TGTGAGCACGACGGGCAATGCCACGGCACGCCTGACGGTGGAGCAGCAAATCTCAAAGAATGTGACGCTGACGTATGCGACGAATGTGAACTCGACGGCGGAGCAACTGATTCAGGGGCAGTGGAACATTACGCCGAACCTGTCAATTCTGGCGGTGCGCGATGAGTCGGGCGTCTTCAGCCTGATCTTTACGCTGCGCAAGCAATACAAATAGAGAGCCTTGCAGACCGGCAGCTTTTGACGCCGCGCAAGCAAGCCATTGCCAAGGCATGGTCTGACAGGCGACACTCCTGAGGTGCGGGTTGCATCTATGTAAATGGTAGTGTGGGAGGGCTTTATGAAATTCAGAACGGTAATCTCTTCGCTCACTCTGGCTTCGCTGCTGTTGGTTCCGGCTGGATTGCAGGCACAATCAAACGATGCACAACTGCAGGCGCAGGCAAAAAGTGCGCTGCATAAGTCTGCCTTCAAAGATGTACAGGTGTCGGCTCAGAACGGCACGGTGGTGCTGAGCGGCACGGTGAAGTATTACGCGGAGAAGGTGCAGGCGGAGAAGCGCGTCAAGAAGGCGGACGGCTCGGCGGCTGTGCAAAACAACATTGAAGTCGCCGGAACGAATGTATCCGACGAGCAACTGGCAGTGAAGCTGGGACGCGAAATTGAGAATTCGCGTGTGGGCTATGGGACTACGGCGTTCAATGCGATCAGCGTGGGCGTTCATAACGGTGTGGTGGTGCTGGGTGGCTCTGCGTATGGCCCGGTGGATGCCAGCACAGCCTACAACCTGGCAGCCAACACGGCGGGGGTCAAAGAAGTGATCAACCACATTCAGGTGGACCCGACCTCGCCACTGGATGACCGCATTCGCCGGGCGGAGTACCGGGCGATCTACGGTTTTCCGCAGTTGAACCGATACGCGCTGAATCCGATCAAGCCGATCCGAATCGTCGTGCAGAACGGCCACGTCACGCTCAAGGGCGTGGTGGACTCCACCTCGGACAAACAGGTGGCCGGCATTCGCGCGAACAGCGTCTCGGGTGTCTTTAGTGTGACGAACGATCTACAGGTGGCCGGACAGGAACGCTAAACCGGGTGTTCGGCAGGAGACTGACAGGGCGGCAGAGCGTGGGCTTTGCCGCCCTTTTTCCCGTTACACTAGATGCTATGAGCTTCTTCCGCAGCGTGGGGACCACGCTCGAAATGATCAAGTGGGAGCACTCGATTTTCGCGCTCCCCTTTGCACTGGTTGGCGCGATGCTGGCGGCCCATGGCGTGCCGCGCGTGGCTCCGCTGCTTTGGATTATTGCCTGCATGATCACAGCGCGTTCGGCAGCCATGGCCTTTAACCGCTGGGCTGATGCCGATCTGGACGCGCAGAATCCGCGCACGGCCATGCGTGCGATTCCGGCCGGGCTGCTGACGCGGCGCTTTGCGGGCGGCTTCACGCTGGTGATGGCGGGGCTGTTTCTGTTTTGCGCATGGCAACTCAACCGGCTGACGCTGGAGCTGGCTCCTTTTGCGCTGGCGGTGCTGTTTCTCTACTCCTATACGAAGCGCTTCACGCGGTGGTCGCACCTGTTTCTGGGGCTTTCGCTGGGGATGGCTCCGGCGGCGGCGTGGATTGCGATTCGCGGCTCGCTCGATGTGCGCATTCTGGTGCTGACGCTGGCGGTGCTGTTCTGGGTGGCGGGCTTTGACCTGCTCTACGCCTGCCAGGACGCGGAGCACGACCGCAAGCACGGACTGCACAGCGTGCCGGCGACATTCGGGGTTCCGGCGGCCTTTGCGCTGGCGCGCACCATGCACCTGGTAATGCTGGGGCTGCTGGCGTGGCTGGTGCAACTCTTCCACCTCGGAGTGTTTGCCTGGGTGGGCATTGCTGTCGTGGCCTCGCTGCTGCTGTATGAGCACATGATTGTGTCGCCGCGCGACCTGCGGCGGCTGAATGCTGCGTTCTTCACGATGAATGGCGTGATTGCGGTGGTGTTCTTTGTGTTTGTAGCGGCCGACCTGCTGCTGCGGCACGTGTAGACAAGGGCTGCAGGGTCCGCCCGCGGCGCGGACCCTATACCGATTCTGAAGAGTGGATGGCTAAACGACGGGGCGTCTGCCGGAGATAAGCTGGATGAGCAGCACCACGAGGGCCGCCACCAGCAGCAGGTGAATGTACCATCCGATGGCATGGAAGCTCACCAGACCGATGAGCCACAGCACAACCAGAATGACGAAGATCGTCCAGAGCATGTTTGCATCCTTTCCCTGAGAAATACAGCTCTGCACATTTCAGTTGCATGCGGCGAATTTTCGGTTGCCGTATGCTTCATAAATCAGGAAAAAACGATGCCAGTGATTGCGATTCAGGGGGAGTCCGGTTCCTTCAGCCATGAGGCTGCGATGCGGCTGTATGCCGATGCGCAGATATTGCCCTGCGCGGTGTCGCCGGCGGCGTTTCAGGCGGTGGTCTCAGGAGCGGCGGACGCGGCCGTGCTGCCGATTGAGAACAGCCTGGCCGGATCGGTGCTCGAGCACTATGACCTGCTGCTGGAGCATCCGGTAACGATTGAGCGCGAGATGCTGCTGCGCATTGAGCACAACCTGATCGCCCTGCCGGGAACGAAGCTCGAAGAGATTGAGCAGGTGCTTTCGCATCCGGTAGCGCTGGCGCAGTGCCGGCAGTTTTTTGCCGCGCATCCGGCGGTGCGGGCGACGCCCTCGTATGACACGGCGGGCAGCGTGAAGCTGGTGATGGCGGGCGGAGAGCGCTCCGCCGCCGCGATTGCCCCGGCACGGGCCGCGAGC
The DNA window shown above is from Acidobacterium capsulatum ATCC 51196 and carries:
- a CDS encoding UbiA-like polyprenyltransferase; the encoded protein is MSFFRSVGTTLEMIKWEHSIFALPFALVGAMLAAHGVPRVAPLLWIIACMITARSAAMAFNRWADADLDAQNPRTAMRAIPAGLLTRRFAGGFTLVMAGLFLFCAWQLNRLTLELAPFALAVLFLYSYTKRFTRWSHLFLGLSLGMAPAAAWIAIRGSLDVRILVLTLAVLFWVAGFDLLYACQDAEHDRKHGLHSVPATFGVPAAFALARTMHLVMLGLLAWLVQLFHLGVFAWVGIAVVASLLLYEHMIVSPRDLRRLNAAFFTMNGVIAVVFFVFVAADLLLRHV
- a CDS encoding BON domain-containing protein encodes the protein MKFRTVISSLTLASLLLVPAGLQAQSNDAQLQAQAKSALHKSAFKDVQVSAQNGTVVLSGTVKYYAEKVQAEKRVKKADGSAAVQNNIEVAGTNVSDEQLAVKLGREIENSRVGYGTTAFNAISVGVHNGVVVLGGSAYGPVDASTAYNLAANTAGVKEVINHIQVDPTSPLDDRIRRAEYRAIYGFPQLNRYALNPIKPIRIVVQNGHVTLKGVVDSTSDKQVAGIRANSVSGVFSVTNDLQVAGQER
- the pheA gene encoding prephenate dehydratase yields the protein MPVIAIQGESGSFSHEAAMRLYADAQILPCAVSPAAFQAVVSGAADAAVLPIENSLAGSVLEHYDLLLEHPVTIEREMLLRIEHNLIALPGTKLEEIEQVLSHPVALAQCRQFFAAHPAVRATPSYDTAGSVKLVMAGGERSAAAIAPARAASEYGAEILARNIEDNAQNYTRFLVVKPEGSPRLADADKGSLAFTLPNRPGALVGALEVLAELGANLTRLESRPVLGQPWHYVFYTDYQFGNPAMADAVLSRLTAICPTVKELGRFPSATSLPSA
- a CDS encoding lmo0937 family membrane protein, with amino-acid sequence MLWTIFVILVVLWLIGLVSFHAIGWYIHLLLVAALVVLLIQLISGRRPVV